Proteins encoded by one window of Haematobia irritans isolate KBUSLIRL chromosome 2, ASM5000362v1, whole genome shotgun sequence:
- the LOC142225521 gene encoding uncharacterized protein LOC142225521, translating into MLHIAPLPRVTLEEIEKGRVSSDIRDLINRRRAQLFREKEDIRRRRNRLNTEKMKRISIDRQHNRLVRERKDKSRALRLSLSRQMLRTAMEALQRPFQAKARRMLIGVTHFNTVFPEFP; encoded by the coding sequence ATGCTGCATATTGCACCTTTGCCCCGAGTCACACTGGAAGAAATTGAGAAAGGACGCGTTTCATCCGACATTAGGGACCTGATTAATCGTCGTCGTGCTCAACTGTTTAGGGAGAAGGAGGATATCAGGAGGAGAAGAAACCGGCTGAATACGGAGAAGATGAAAAGAATCTCCATTGATAGACAGCACAACCGACTTGTCCGCGAGAGAAAGGACAAAAGCCGAGCACTGAGGTTATCTTTAAGCCGTCAAATGCTTCGAACAGCAATGGAAGCATTGCAACGGCCCTTTCAGGCCAAGGCCCGGAGGATGTTGATTGGAGTTACACATTTCAATACAGTTTTTCCCGAATTTCCATGA